The Xenopus laevis strain J_2021 chromosome 5L, Xenopus_laevis_v10.1, whole genome shotgun sequence genome has a segment encoding these proteins:
- the samd7.L gene encoding sterile alpha motif domain-containing protein 7, with amino-acid sequence MTPRDHPQKMSIIGEQVNVEGKHLYQLTGCMSAAELRHRQEIMMRNQMMAGNPQVVAPTQQRMPLIQSQFEPRMLERELLPSGDLILPNDTRQLHVASQFGPSLTAHTGILSDRVFSSLGYSVLQTDPMDFMARRQGLLQKHNMNRMELEMNTMYPPREIDKSQRKGFADLDAPFLFHGMSSNPMAVRGRQMVPEGHLPSDVFVHRNAFESLHGHAMLKTASPYPSMSNIHRERVRRPGRRAGNQKATDNHMGVPKIQTDNKPPSPPVPTDEEKDEKKEEETETIPKCDQVKTEVQSALYKSSSELQDPHKKSNQNIPREITTSRSERDKGPNNPGTAFEDRYIYQPPVNLSGTPYSYPLTMNSPLLAGPQSLFLTGEDLPSMEDIHKWNSQDVYNFILNLPGCCSYAQVFKDHDIDGLTLPLLTEEHLLDTMGLKLGPALKIRSQFSCRLGNIFHMPSLQMTGPIPSAAPMPPDPPSEVVSPLPCNNNVDILPSPAPQEQNQLKPDEITPENKENPCDLSVEQTDFHLNLLKS; translated from the exons ATGACCCCTCGTGATCACCCACAGAAGATGTCAATAATTGGAGAGCAAGTGAATGTAGAAGGAAAACACCTGTACCAGCTCACTGGATGCATGTCAGCAGCAG AATTGCGTCACAGGCAAGAGATAATGATGAGGAACCAGATGATGGCAGGCAACCCCCAAGTTGTGGCACCTACCCAACAGAGAATGCCCTTGATACAGTCCCAGTTTGAGCCCCGCATGCTAGAGAG AGAATTGCTGCCATCTGGAGACCTAATCCTTCCCAATGACACAAGGCAACTACATGTGGCATCTCAGTTTGGTCCCTCCCTTACGGCACATACAGGCATACTCTCCGACAGAGTCTTCTCAAGTCTAG GGTACAGTGTTCTGCAAACAGACCCTATGGATTTTATGGCTAGGAGACAGGGACTACTGCAGAAACACAATATGAACAG AATGGAACTGGAAATGAATACCATGTACCCGCCTAGAGAGATTGATAAATCACAAAGGAAAGGCTTTGCTGATTTGGATGCACCATTTCTCTTCCACGGAATGTCATCAAATCCAATGGCAGTCAGAGGAAGACAGATGGTTCCTGAAGGCCACCTTCCTTCTGATGTGTTTGTACATCGAAATGCCTTTGAGAGTCTACATGGCCATGCAATGCTAAAAACGGCCAGCCCATACCCTTCGATGAGCAATATACACAGAGAACGAGTCCGCAGGCCAGGCAGAAGAGCTGGCAATCAAAAGGCTACAGATAACCATATGGGTGTTCCAAAAATACAAACAGATAATAAGCCACCTTCCCCTCCTGTCCCTACTGATGAAGAGAAGGatgagaagaaagaggaagaaacTGAGACAATTCCCAAATGCGATCAGGTGAAGACAGAAGTACAGTCTGCCTTATATAAGAGTTCTTCCGAATTGCAAGATCCTCACAAAAAGAGCAACCAGAATATTCCAAGAGAGATCACTACTAGCAGGAGTGAGAGGGACAAGGGACCTAACAATCCTGGAACAGCTTTTGAGGACAGATACATCTACCAGCCTCCTGTAAATCTCTCAGGAACTCCATATAGTTATCCACTAACCATGAACTCCCCACTGCTAGCAG gTCCCCAAAGTCTCTTTTTAACTGGAGAAGACTTACCCTCAATGGAGGACATTCACAAATGGAACTCTCAGGATGTGTATAATTTCATTCTTAATCTTCCAGGTTGTTGTAGTTATGCACAG GTCTTTAAAGATCATGATATTGATGGATTAACATTACCACTGCTCACAGAAGAACATCTCCTAGACACAATGGGACTTAAACTTGGACCAGCACTTAAAATTCGGTCACag ttttcctGCCGTTTGGGTAACATTTTTCATATGCCAAGCCTGCAAATGACTGGACCTATTCCATCCGCTGCACCAATGCCACCTGATCCTCCATCTGAAGTTGTGTCCCCACTTCCATGTAATAACAATGTTGACATTCTGCCAAGTCCTGCCCCCCAGGAGCAAAACCAGCTGAAGCCTGACGAAATAACGCCAGAAAATAAAGAGAATCCATGTGATTTATCAGTGGAACAAACTGATTTTCACCTGAACTTATTAAAAAGTTGA